One window of the Calditrichota bacterium genome contains the following:
- a CDS encoding methylmalonyl-CoA carboxyltransferase → IVANQPAVLAGVLDIDASDKGARFVRFCDCFNIPLVTFVDVPGFLPGTAQEFGGIIRHGAKLLYAYCEATVPKLTVITRKAYGGAYDVMSSKHVRGDVNYAWPTAEIAVMGPQGAVEIIFKKEIAQAADPVRALEEKVAQFRAEFANPYKAAERGYLDDVIEPHETRPRLIRALALLDSKAVPVPRRKHGNIPL, encoded by the coding sequence ATCGTGGCAAATCAGCCAGCGGTGTTGGCTGGCGTGCTGGACATCGATGCGTCGGACAAAGGGGCGCGTTTCGTGCGTTTCTGCGACTGCTTCAATATTCCCCTGGTCACTTTTGTGGACGTCCCCGGTTTCCTGCCCGGCACGGCCCAAGAGTTCGGCGGCATCATCAGGCACGGGGCAAAGCTCCTCTATGCCTATTGCGAGGCAACGGTGCCAAAGCTCACGGTGATTACGCGCAAAGCCTACGGAGGGGCCTATGACGTGATGAGCAGCAAGCATGTGCGCGGGGACGTCAACTATGCCTGGCCAACCGCCGAAATTGCGGTCATGGGGCCCCAGGGAGCAGTGGAGATCATCTTCAAGAAGGAGATCGCGCAAGCTGCTGATCCAGTGCGGGCTCTCGAGGAGAAGGTGGCGCAGTTCCGGGCGGAGTTTGCCAATCCCTACAAAGCTGCCGAGCGAGGGTATCTGGACGATGTGATCGAACCACATGAGACACGACCTCGCCTGATCAGAGCCTTGGCGCTGTTGGACAGCAAAGCGGTGCCGGTGCCGCGGCGAAAACATGGCAATATCCCCTTGTGA